tcaaaagaaagactagCAATACTAACTGCTACAAATATGactggaactgacaaaaaaattctGGTTATAGGCTGTCTGGCTTATCCACACATTGAAAATCTTCTGTGTATAAAGTTAGTGTCTTACTACCAAAAACAAAAGCAACCTTAACGTCCCTAGATCAAGGCATGAAAAGTCAGCATGATTAAGTCACtacaaaaaacacctaattttacaaatgatacacGATTTAGATCAAAAAATggaaacacaaaataattattctggatgctataattacattagaaagatcatggaatgaggtttctccgctgactgtaaaaaaatcgCTTTCGACATGCAGGATTTTTACCACAGGCTGGCGAAGTTACTGACATCACATGCAAAGAAGAATCTTTAGTGGAATAGAgcaatagtctgcaaaaccaaTCGTTGGCAAATGCATTGcttgaagattatcaagaggttgacaaagatttaaaaacacatgaaactgtaacagatgatgTAGTGGCTTCAGTACTAGTGAAATAGATGGGGACATAGGTAATGACAATGAAGGTAACAATAGCAACAACGATGAAGACATCAACCTGCCAAATCTTACAGAAGTTTTAGCGGCAATGAAAACCATTTGCcagtttctcagttttacagaaattattaattaagaaacaaagagtgtttcttttgatttagaaaagaaccttcataaactgtattacaacacgaaatgttcaaaacaaagcaaaataacagactttttgcagaaaaagtaatttttacaattttttttccatcttattttactctaccgtatttgtatttattattgcatacttctgtttcttttatattattctattacagaaataaattattattatttttaaacattattattttaatgtattacaatacccgtgtagatggcatattaaagtagtaccacaaAAAAGCTACCTAAACATCAGTTACTGTGACTATCGGTTACAATGAATTAAAATCGTCGGCCCCTTAGAGGtcactataaacaatatttactgtacatcaatataaaaattaataataaagattcacGTCATACTCTGGAAAACTTACACAAAATAATCAGCAATGAGAATACAATAAGTTAGTCATAGATGAATAAATTatggcacaaaaaaaaaaaaaaacagaaattcaaCAACTGGATCAGATAAATTACACATCTAAGCAGTAAGTtgggtttttgttaaaaataattttagcaaaaaacaaactttttaagcCGTAATAAAACCAACGTCAAAGACAGcactaagtatttaaaaattaaacaccttccaattcctatttctttatttttgatgcagttttttaaattagtttattttttttttaaaagtagtttactTCCATTCACAGGACTTCACATTATTTACTAGTTGGCATTTAAGTAATATTGATAGGAGGAGAATTACACACtgcagaaaaactaataaaatcagtCTTCTACATGAgaagaaacacaaaaacactttgtaaaaaaaaaatcataaggaaggGGAAGTTCTAGATCATCTACACCTGCTCTTTTTCCAACtggatgattttttctttaaattttaatttctgatgatTTCAAGACTATAAGGCGTTTATGAAAGTTTTCTAGatgttaagtataaaaataatcttaaaaaatacaaatgaaaataaaaagaggacaatcatcaaattttaatttaatagtacttaagttttatttacttttttaacacttATTACAACCTACAAGAGCTTCTgagaacaacaaaatattaacttaaaaacatcAACATAATCTTTCATTACTAAcaaacattatctttttttagaaattctgtcaactttcctatataaattttcattacacattTTCCACACAATATGAATAACCGAACAGACAGTATGCTTTTGGCAAAAAGACGTTATGAtcagtataacaaaaaattataacaatagttatttgtaaaattaagcaATAATTGTTTAAAGGAAAGTTCATTTacttactaattttcaaaataaaaccacAGTTAAGTGTAAACTgtcttataatactttaaaacacaaaaatactttcattcaaatttttcagCAAATAGAAACcctaaaactaatgaaaatacatgttgtttttttttttcattttatatatgtcACAGACTTTGACATACATCTTAGGAAGAGTGGAAGGCCTGTTTACCTGATAAGTACCTCAGACACTAGTTTGAGCATTTGTGCAAATCCAGATAGGAAAGTACAATCCCACAGTTGCCTAAACccaaatgaagaattatttttaaaagatgaagcGGATGAATTGCCATCAGTACTGAAGGTGTCAGCATACCATCACAGATGGAATCAGATTGTTAGTTGACACATTTACTGAGGCAATTAttagagaaaaaagaaataaaaaataaggaatggCCGACTCTAACCAAGTTAGTAAACAGTTTTGCCCAGGAGTTTTcacaaatttaagtgaaaattagtaaaatctaGACTTAGAACTTTGTCcatattaaaaatagacaaatagtaaatacagaatttttggtaaactgcatcaataaaaatccttgaatttctaaatttaaagtggtgataaaaataattgttaaatatacaaattacattacagaactaaacactgAACTGCTTTGATAGtaatgaatctaaaaaaataataccaaacaaTAAACAGATTCATATAAGCTGCTGTTAAAAGTTGCTTCCCATAACGCTcaactgtttttcaattttataaatataccctATGAAATGATTTTCTTATAGTGTAACTTTTCCCACGattattcatgaaatttattatcattttaataaagatctggagtaaaattaaaaacaatgtgcACTTACAAGTCCAAATTGTCATCTCCTGATAAAGGCCCATTTGATGAACTaagcagtaataatattttctgtggAACTGGTTTACCTGCTTCTCTAAATTATTCCACTAAATTAAGAAGCTCTTGTAAATGGTGTAACCTGGCCTTAGCTTCATGCAACTTCCTAAAAACAATGAAgacaaatttttacaaagatacaatagataaaaaaagaaattagtatgtaaaattgaaaaatacaccattatatGATAGGTTATCCAGAAAGTAAGTTCCAAGTAGCTATTAAAAAGATCAAGAACAAACTCATAAAACCCACATTGTGGTGGCAGTGTGTCGAGTTTTGCCATGAATCAACACAACGTCCTGGGTAAGCAAGCCACATTGCCTATTCTGGATTACACGATGCAATTATTTTGGCTTTTCACAACAACATCACTATTTAGACACATGATTTTGCAGGTGGAAAACATTATAGCTTACATTTTGTCTTTCTGGGTGACAGAGGGTATCACCATTTCACAAATTATCATTTCATATCAGGCATTACTTGTGATGCCCATGTCTCATCCCTAATGATATATGGCTGAAGAAGTTGATGCCTGTTCTCTGTACAGAGTCAAAAATTCAAATGCGCTATTCAACCatttcattttgtgattttccaTAAACATCTTAGGCAACCAGCATGcacacaatttttaacaattcaatTTCTCAGACATTTTATGTAAAAGCAAATGTGAAATTACTGGAAAATGCATGAAAAAAGGTACTTGGTGAATCATCTGTTCTCTTTAATCTTGTCATCAATTGTATGCATCAAATCACATCCCACTCATCTCCATAACATGGAATCACTCACTGCATTTTCTCCATTAACGCGGCAAATCTGATGGTGAATTTCAACCGATTTAATAATCTTTGCAGTCAAGAAAAAGATCAcagataagataaatattattatctcatatatttaatatttataatattataattaatattgtaatttcacaCACAGTGGGTTTCTCAATTTTCTTAAACGTTATAATACACACTAAGAAGTGAACAGACACACTACTGAATAAGAATGGCATAGGCTTAGAACACACGTGCAGAATCATAATCGAAGCACTGCAGCAGTAATATTTAGAAATGGAACTACTTTCTGGATATATCTCATATCATACTCACCAATAATGAGAAGAGACAAATATTAGTATTAAAGTAAACATACATAAAAGATTCTGTTACAAAAGTAACTGATcttattttcttccaaaactaCAGCCTCCCATTAAAGATACACTATACATTTGGGGAAATTTATTAACAGTGATTGAGAAAATTCATTGCTTTACTAATGATAAGGAGCCAAaatcaaatattcttttataattttaaatttattaaaatatttttacgaatgtTTTCTaatacaataacattaattttaatagtaaaaatcgAAACTGTACTACAGTTGAAGAGCTTGTCCATGTACAAGGTCAATAAACCTAAGTTCAATAGAATTACTAAAACAATATACACAATAcaggtaatttttgtatttgctaTGGTAAGTTAGTCAAACCTAATCTGTATTTAGAAATCTACCTGGCTTAAACttgtcatttcatttaataatttagcaCGTCtattttacgattaaattttctgaagacattttttaaatttaattgcgagtagttttacaaagtaaattctAGTGAGTAAAATTAGCTAGTCAGTATAGACAGTTCTATAAATAAGAAATCATATGATGAGGGATATGAAATTAAGGGATGCAATgtctttaatttatgtaatatatttctttaatatcaaatattttattataaatgtattcaaCTATATCTGATCTTTATCTATGGCAAATTTTGATCTTGAAGCTGAACCAGAAAGTGCtttatgtagatttaaaatttgtacTGTACAAGGAAAAAAGACAAACTTTTAAAAAGCTAAAATATAAAccaagaaaaacaaaattcagatgACAAAATAggtatgaatgtaattaaatttaatggatAGTAAATGGGGCAGGAACTAAGCAAAATAGAGAATTAAGTAGAATTTTTCAGGGTATACATTCAGTTTCAACAATTAAGCAGAGAAAACACCAATAtgttatttttggtttaaatcAACCTCCATTAGGTATCTATGATatctatacaaataatttatctatgattttataagaaaaaactcataaatacaaatatatttttcttttggatgACTTTAATGTTGATATTAATCCAAAGGAACAAACATACCCAAACTCTggagttataataaaaatctttaacctATTTACAgcaaatgaaatcataaaaatgattaaaacttccCGATCAATCAGTGAAAAACTAATATACCTGTACCTGAAAATAATATAGCTGAACAACCATCAATTTACTACTTAAGTATTTCTAATATTccaatgaaattgaaataatagattatatttataataacagattATTCTAATAAGTTGGAATAACACATTGCCTGCTTTGAggcaatgtattaaaaaaaatgtattaatttatctatGTTTTTAAATAGGTATGGGGATATAAGACAAGCAATTAAAACAATGCACTAACAATGATTTAGTATGCAACTGTTGAGCAGTAATATTTGATGATACACCAGCACTATTACTATCCGATGCAACAGAGGTAGCACGGCTTGCCATTGCCATATTAACAGCAGACTGCTGCTGATGACCATGGGATATGACCTGTGTTCTGTTGTCTTGTTTAATCTTTGAGTGAATTATTTCTTCTCCTTTGTCATCTTCATCCTCCTCTTCAAAGCTTCCAAATTcctttcaacaaataaaataataagaaacagaGAAAACCATTTCAGCCAGTGTTTTATGTATGCACAACACAACTTCTAATAACCCATATAAGATAACAAATACAAGAAAAGCTGATCAGAAATAACATTCTACTCAAGAAAAATGTACTAACTTTAGTTGAATAGGTCTACAGTAATGACACACTTTGGAGTGAGATTTCAcagttcattcattcaatttatttaattaaaattaaataaattgaataaaataaaatcaagtaaaatctgaattaaattcaatttaatttattttttaattgaaataaaaataaaataaaattaatttattcaatctgTTTTCTAATCTAATGTTTCATTCATTCAATAACATCTGTATACCTCAGTAAACTAAGCTAATTTTGAACTTGGAAGATGATCATcccaaaaactttttaaattcataggGAGAGCCAATGAAATGCAGAAGGTATTgtaaattgttcaattttaatatgaattttatactataaactattttatattttcctacttaagaatctattttaattattttgtatttataattagtattactgAACTATATTTTATCTTAcgataatcaatttattaaacaataaggaaacttttttttgtaatgattatatgaaaatttttctgtttgctGCTATATTCACTGT
Above is a genomic segment from Lycorma delicatula isolate Av1 chromosome 12, ASM4794821v1, whole genome shotgun sequence containing:
- the LOC142333436 gene encoding uncharacterized protein LOC142333436 encodes the protein MHTALSNITASHLTSSSSSSINAANLHNNSQEFGSFEEEDEDDKGEEIIHSKIKQDNRTQVISHGHQQQSAVNMAMASRATSVASDSNSAGVSSNITAQQLHTKSLKLHEAKARLHHLQELLNLVE